In a single window of the Gossypium hirsutum isolate 1008001.06 chromosome D02, Gossypium_hirsutum_v2.1, whole genome shotgun sequence genome:
- the LOC107887408 gene encoding S-adenosylmethionine decarboxylase proenzyme-like produces MAVSAIGFEGYEKRLEISFFEPGIFADPEGKGLRALTKAQLDEILGPAECTIVSSLSNKQVDSYVLSESSLFVYPYKIIIKTCGTTKLLLAIPPILKLAGSLSLAVKSVRYTRGSFIFPGAQPFPHRNFSEEVAVLDNYFGKLGAGSKACVMGGLDKQKWHVYSASAEPVTATGPVYTLEMCLTGLDRDKASVFYKDQSGSAAVMTINSGIRKILPESEICDFEFGPCGYSMNAIEGAAISTIHVTPEDGFSYASFEAVGYNLKDKNLKQLVGRVLKCFKPSDFSVAVHVDVGGGQSLEQSCLLDVKEYCCGEMGIEGLASGGSMMYQKFKSTGGCGSPRSTLKCCWKEEEEEEE; encoded by the coding sequence ATGGCAGTATCTGCAATTGGATTTGAGGGTTATGAAAAAAGGCTTGAAATTTCCTTTTTTGAGCCTGGCATCTTTGCTGATCCTGAAGGAAAGGGTCTTCGGGCACTTACCAAAGCCCAGTTGGATGAGATTCTAGGTCCAGCTGAATGCACCATTGTTTCTTCATTATCTAACAAGCAAGTGGACTCCTATGTCCTTTCTGAGTCTAGCCTCTTTGTCTATCCATACAAGATTATAATCAAAACCTGTGGGACAACTAAGTTGCTTCTTGCTATCCCACCCATCTTGAAATTGGCTGGCAGTCTATCCCTTGCTGTAAAATCTGTTAGGTATACTCGTGGGAGTTTTATATTCCCTGGTGCTCAGCCATTTCCTCACCGAAACTTCTCTGAAGAGGTTGCTGTTCTTGATAACTATTTCGGGAAGCTTGGCGCTGGTAGCAAGGCTTGTGTAATGGGTGGGCTGGATAAACAGAAATGGCATGTGTACTCTGCATCTGCAGAACCTGTGACCGCCACTGGCCCGGTTTACACTCTAGAAATGTGCTTGACTGGTTTGGACAGGGATAAGGCGTCGGTTTTCTACAAAGACCAATCAGGCTCCGCAGCTGTGATGACCATTAATTCTGGCATAAGGAAGATCCTTCCAGAGTCTGAGATATGTGATTTTGAGTTTGGACCCTGTGGTTACTCGATGAATGCGATTGAAGGTGCTGCAATTTCTACTATTCATGTTACCCCAGAAGATGGATTTAGCTATGCAAGCTTTGAAGCTGTGGGATATAATCTGAAAGATAAGAATCTGAAGCAGTTGGTCGGGAGGGTGTTGAAATGCTTCAAACCGAGTGACTTTTCTGTAGCAGTTCACGTTGATGTTGGTGGTGGTCAGTCACTTGAGCAGAGCTGCCTGCTGGACGTAAAAGAATACTGTTGCGGAGAGATGGGCATTGAAGGGCTTGCAAGTGGAGGTTCCATGATGTACCAGAAATTTAAGAGCACTGGTGGCTGTGGATCACCAAGATCAACTCTGAAATGCTGCTGgaaagaggaagaagaggaagaagagtaG